In Fulvia fulva chromosome 10, complete sequence, a single window of DNA contains:
- a CDS encoding Ecp31, with product MLRVIAILLLPSIAVSTFDPKTCDGLSDGGEKRCAEYDGCECFFGNTGRCLVNGIDSHSGYFTCDLCPKQNGQSCRTKIHCVTPALKGGRHRC from the coding sequence ATGCTCCGCGTCATCGCAATCCTACTCTTACCATCGATCGCCGTCTCAACTTTCGACCCGAAAACGTGCGATGGCCTTTCGGACGGTGGGGAGAAGAGATGCGCGGAATATGATGGTTGCGAATGCTTTTTCGGGAACACTGGTCGATGTCTCGTAAATGGCATTGATTCTCACAGTGGGTATTTCACATGCGATCTTTGCCCGAAACAGAACGGCCAGAGCTGTCGGACCAAAATACACTGTGTTACTCCAGCACTAAAAGGGGGTCGTCATCGTTGTTGA